In Proteus vulgaris, one DNA window encodes the following:
- a CDS encoding OB-fold-containig protein, with protein sequence MNLFFQNSLAFPSIIFSALLIIISFYWLCAAFGLLDIDLFNIDSELDVDVTGFAGWLTKLGLAGIPVTIILTFFTLIGWFISYFTNYWIISAIETDFIYYLVGFIALIIISFISLNLTAVCLKPIRKKLISRNKPKSVHQLIGKLAIVRSANVAENKGEALLEDGGAGLILQIRAPEHENIKRGDNVIIISYDASTHSYQVVTEDEFHR encoded by the coding sequence ATGAATTTGTTTTTCCAAAATAGCCTAGCTTTTCCTAGTATTATTTTTAGTGCATTACTTATTATTATCTCTTTTTATTGGCTTTGTGCTGCTTTTGGATTATTAGATATTGATTTATTTAATATTGATAGTGAATTAGATGTTGATGTAACAGGTTTCGCAGGCTGGTTAACAAAATTAGGGTTAGCGGGTATCCCAGTTACGATTATTTTAACCTTCTTTACCCTTATAGGCTGGTTTATCAGTTACTTTACTAACTATTGGATTATCAGCGCTATTGAAACAGATTTTATTTATTATTTAGTTGGCTTTATTGCATTAATCATTATCTCTTTTATTTCTCTTAATCTTACTGCGGTATGTTTAAAACCCATTCGTAAAAAGCTCATATCACGTAATAAGCCTAAATCAGTACACCAATTGATAGGCAAATTAGCCATAGTACGATCAGCAAATGTCGCGGAAAACAAAGGTGAAGCCCTTTTAGAAGATGGGGGTGCAGGTTTAATTTTACAAATTAGAGCACCAGAACACGAGAATATTAAACGAGGAGACAACGTTATTATTATTAGTTATGACGCGTCTACTCACAGTTATCAAGTCGTAACGGAAGATGAATTTCATCGCTGA
- a CDS encoding flotillin family protein, with the protein MDLAFVMPFLTIVGFAILIILGLFGLFKAFYIKVPQGTALIVNDMTSQPKVHFTGALVYPVIYKKEFMRISLLTLEVDRRGKDGLICQDNLRADITVAFYLRVNETTEDVLKVAKAIGVDRASDHQAVSTLFSAKFSEALKTVGKQFELSKLFEDRQNFRDRIVDVIGKDLNGYALEDVAIDYLEQTPKSALDPNNIFDSEGIRKITEITAIHNIETNQKERDQELAIQKKNVETREASLALERQQADAEARQKREIDNIRARETSETLRVQEEERLKAEQARIQTQQEIEIREENRMREVEVAQQNRTRAVTIEQERVNRARELEIVAREREVELQRIEKEKALEEERKNISNVIRERVAVEKTVAQEEERIKEVREVSEAERMRQVTIINAQAEAEESLVRQVKRAEADESSAKHKAEEISTMAKAELEASVKQSEAKKRLAEGIEAEHAALGLAEARVRQATAEAEEKEGLVLANITAEKLLAEARGMKEKGLTEAQVMEAKAQAQQQQGLAEAKILEEKLAAQARGEEQQANAKEKLGLADAKILEEKLAAQARGEGQLGSAQAEVIRQRLKAEADGLTDKFKSMDHLSDTARSHEEFRMSLEKQFEQAMASIEANKEIAREQADVLAAALSKTNIEIVGGDGNFFNTFSKALSLGKAVDGFMDKSSFAKENVEKLINRTQQDKKLDIASLLKNPEVQDLINGFMATKSANPLIKDVTTKSGSSKEE; encoded by the coding sequence ATGGATTTGGCTTTCGTTATGCCTTTCTTAACTATTGTTGGCTTCGCAATTCTAATTATTTTAGGGTTATTTGGATTATTTAAAGCTTTCTATATAAAAGTGCCTCAAGGTACAGCCTTAATAGTCAATGACATGACCTCACAACCTAAAGTCCATTTTACAGGTGCGCTGGTTTATCCAGTTATCTACAAAAAAGAGTTTATGCGTATTTCTCTTTTAACGTTAGAGGTTGATCGTCGTGGTAAAGATGGTTTGATTTGCCAAGATAACTTACGTGCTGATATTACCGTTGCATTTTATTTACGTGTAAATGAAACCACTGAAGACGTATTAAAAGTCGCAAAAGCCATTGGTGTTGATAGAGCGTCTGATCATCAAGCAGTCAGCACTCTATTTAGTGCTAAATTCTCAGAAGCATTAAAAACAGTAGGTAAACAGTTTGAACTGTCGAAACTTTTTGAAGATAGACAGAATTTCCGTGATCGTATTGTTGATGTTATTGGTAAAGATCTTAATGGTTATGCATTAGAAGACGTTGCTATCGACTATTTAGAACAAACACCAAAATCTGCACTTGATCCTAACAATATTTTTGACTCTGAAGGTATCCGAAAAATCACGGAAATTACCGCTATTCATAATATTGAAACTAACCAAAAAGAGCGTGATCAAGAACTTGCTATTCAAAAGAAAAACGTGGAAACCCGAGAAGCAAGTCTGGCCTTAGAACGCCAACAAGCCGATGCAGAAGCACGCCAAAAACGTGAAATCGATAATATTCGTGCTCGTGAAACATCAGAAACCCTGCGTGTACAAGAAGAAGAGCGCTTAAAAGCAGAACAAGCTCGTATTCAGACTCAACAAGAGATTGAAATTCGTGAAGAAAACCGTATGCGTGAAGTGGAAGTTGCACAACAAAATCGTACTCGTGCAGTCACCATTGAACAAGAACGAGTTAATCGTGCTCGTGAATTAGAAATTGTTGCTCGCGAACGCGAAGTTGAGTTGCAACGTATTGAGAAAGAAAAAGCGTTAGAAGAAGAACGCAAAAATATCTCAAATGTTATCCGTGAACGTGTCGCCGTAGAAAAAACGGTTGCTCAAGAAGAAGAACGTATTAAAGAAGTACGCGAAGTTTCAGAAGCTGAACGTATGCGTCAAGTCACCATCATAAATGCACAAGCAGAAGCAGAAGAGTCTTTAGTCCGCCAAGTGAAAAGAGCCGAAGCTGATGAATCTAGTGCTAAACATAAAGCTGAAGAAATCAGCACGATGGCGAAAGCTGAATTAGAAGCCTCGGTAAAACAATCAGAAGCGAAAAAACGTTTAGCAGAAGGTATTGAAGCTGAGCATGCAGCATTAGGTCTTGCCGAAGCTCGAGTGCGCCAAGCAACCGCAGAAGCCGAAGAGAAGGAAGGCCTTGTATTGGCTAACATCACTGCTGAAAAACTATTAGCAGAAGCACGGGGCATGAAAGAAAAAGGCTTAACTGAAGCGCAAGTGATGGAAGCAAAAGCACAAGCCCAGCAACAACAAGGCCTTGCAGAAGCAAAAATCTTAGAAGAGAAATTAGCCGCTCAAGCGCGTGGTGAAGAACAACAAGCCAATGCAAAAGAGAAATTAGGCCTTGCTGATGCGAAAATTCTTGAAGAGAAACTCGCAGCACAGGCGCGTGGTGAAGGCCAATTAGGTTCAGCACAAGCTGAAGTTATTCGTCAACGCTTAAAAGCTGAAGCTGATGGTTTAACAGATAAATTCAAATCTATGGATCACCTCAGTGATACGGCGCGTTCACATGAAGAATTCCGTATGAGTCTTGAAAAACAATTTGAACAAGCAATGGCATCTATTGAAGCCAACAAAGAAATTGCACGCGAACAAGCCGATGTATTGGCAGCTGCACTGAGCAAAACCAATATTGAAATTGTGGGCGGTGATGGCAACTTCTTTAATACCTTCTCTAAGGCATTAAGCTTAGGTAAAGCGGTAGATGGTTTTATGGATAAAAGCAGTTTTGCCAAAGAGAACGTTGAAAAACTGATTAACCGCACTCAACAAGATAAAAAACTCGATATTGCTTCTTTATTAAAAAATCCGGAAGTCCAAGATTTAATTAATGGATTTATGGCAACAAAAAGTGCCAATCCACTGATTAAAGATGTGACAACTAAATCAGGCTCCTCTAAAGAAGAATAA